The region GTGCAGCCGGCGCTCGCCGAGCCGGGCGACCTCGTCGCGGTGCAGCACCTCGGACGGCACGTCCACCATCGCCGGGCCGCGCCACAGGCCCAGGGCGGCGGTGAAGATCGCCGACGCCGACTCCAGCCGGCCCGCCGAGCGCTCCTGCTCGCCCTCCTCGACCAGCTGCTCGAACCGGACCACGTCGATGGTCCGCTCGTCCACGTCGATCAGGTAGGCGTCGGGGACGGTGCGGATCGGCACGGCCGGTCCGAGGACCTGCCGAAGTCTCATCACGTAGGTCTGCAACGTGCCGCGCGCCCGCGCGGGCGGGTCCGCGCCCCAGATGTGCTCCGCGAGCTCGTCCACCGACACGCTGGAGCCGGCCCGCATGAGCAGCGAGACGAGCAGCGACCGCTGACGACCTGCGCGGACCACCACCTGCTCGCCGTCGACCAGCACCTGCAACGGCCCGAGGACGCGGAACTCGACCTGTGGGCCCATCCCCGACCTCCCCTCCGCCTGCGTGCGGCTTTCTGTTGTCCGTTGTACAGCGTAGGAGAGCGTTTGCCCGACGGGTCGTCGTCACGTTGGGTCAGCGAACGTGCGCCAGAGGTACGAGAATGCCCATTCACGTGGCCGGATCGTGACCTGTGTTACCACTGAAGGGTTGTGGTGACCGGTTAGGGTCGCTGACCACACCGTGAGATCCCGGATTTCCACTAGGGGTGTTTGATGGCTCATTCCCGAACGGCCCGGCGCCGCTGGACGGCCGCGATCGGCCTGACCGGCGTCGCCGCGCTCGCACTGTCCGCTTGCGCGCAATCCGACCGCGGTGACGAATCGGGTTCCGGCAAGACCGGCGGCACGCTGACCTTCGGTGCGGCCGGTGCTCCCAAGCTGTTCGACCCGTTCTACGCCACGGACGGCGAGACCTTCCGCGTCTCCCGGCAGATGTACGAGGGCCTGGTCGGCTTCAAGGCGGGCACCGCCGACGTCGAGCCCGCCCTGGCGACGAAGTGGGAGTCGTCGACGGATGGCAAGACGTGGACGTTCACACTCAAAGAAAATGTGAAATTCCACGACGGCACTCCGTTCAACGCTGAAGCGGTGTGCGTCAACTTCAACCGTTGGTACAACCAGAAGGGCGCCGCGCAGAGCGAGGCGGTTTCGCAGTACTGGCTGGACAACTTCGGCGGCTTCGCGGACACCCCGGACAAGCCGTCGCTGTTCAAGTCGTGCGCGGCCAAGGACCCGAAGACCGCGGTCGTCGAGTTGACCTCGGCGACTTCGCAGTTCCCGTCGGTGCTGGGCTTCACGTCGTTCTCGATCTCCAGCCCCGAGGCGCTCAAGAAGTACGACGCGGACAACGTCGTGGCGGCCGGTGACGCGTTCACCTACCCGGCCTACGCCAACGAGCACCCGACCGGCACCGGACCGTTCAAGTTCGGGAAGTTCGACAAGGCCAACAACGTGGTGGAGATCGTCCGCAACGACGACTACCACGGCACCAAGGCCAAGCTGGACAAGGTCGTCTTCAAGATCATCCCCGACGAGACCGCCCGCAAGCAGGCGCTCAAGGCCGGCGACATCGACGGCTACGACCTGCCCAACGCCGCGGACTGGGCCGGGCTCAAGAGCGACGGCTTCGACGTCAAGGTGCGCCCGCCGTTCAACGTGCTGTACCTGGGCATCAACCAGCTCAACAACCCGAAGTTGCAGGACCTCAAGGTCCGCCAGGCGCTCCAGTACGCGATCAACCGCGAGCAGCTGGTCAAGTCGCAGCTGCCCGAGGGCGCGACGGTCGCCACCCAGTTCATGCCGCCGACGGTGGACGGCTACGACAAGTCGCTGACCGCGGTCAAGTACGACGTGGACAAGGCCAAGTCGCTGCTGGCCGAGGCCGGCGCGTCCGACCTGACGCTGAAGTTCTACTGGCCGACCGAGGTCACCCGGCCGTACATGCCCAGCCCGAAGGACCTCTACGGCGCGATCGCGGGCGACCTGCAGAAGGCCGGCATCAAGGTCGAGACGACCAGCAAGCCGTGGAACGGCGGCTACCTGACCGACGTCGACAACGGCGAGCCGGACATCTTCCTGCTCGGCTGGACCGGTGACAACGGCACCGCCCACAACTGGGTCGGCACGTTCTTCGGCCGCACCGACAACCGGTTCAACACCGGCAAGTCGCCGTGGGGCGCGACCCTGGCCGACGCGCTGGCCGCGGCGAACGCCGAGCCGGACGCCGCCAAGCGGACCAAGCAGTACGAGGAGCTGAACAAGAAGCTGATGGAGGAGTACCTGCCCGCCATCGCCATCTCGCACTCCCCGCCGGCCATCGTGTTCAAGAAGGAGATCCAGGGCGTCACGCCCAGCCCGCTGACCGACGAGCGGTTCGGCTCGGCCTCCAAGGGCTGAGGACCGCGATAGGGACAACGGGGTAGCTCAATGCTCCGCTACACGATCCGACGGCTCATCCAGCTGGTCGGCGTGGTGCTGGTGCTGTCCCTGCTGCTCTTCGCGTGGCTGCGCGCTCTCCCGGGTGGGCCGGTTTCGGCCCTCCTGGGGGAGCGCGCCACGCCCGAGTCGCGGGAAGCCCTCACCCGGCAGCTCGGCTTGGACCAGCCGATCGTCACCCAGTACTTCAAGTTCCTCGGCCGCGCGTTGTCCGGCGACTTCGGCACCTCGACCGGTGTCCAGCCCGGCGACTCGGCCATGGAGATCTTCCTCCAGCGGTTCCCCGCCACCATCGAGTTGAGCTTCCTGGCGATCGTGATCGCCATCGCGTTCGGCATCCCGCTGGGCTACATGGCGGCCAAGCGGCGCGGCGGCTGGTTCGACAACCTCAGCGTCGGCGGCTCGCTGATCGGCGTGGCCGTGCCGGTGTTCTTCCTGGCCTACGTGCTCAAGGACACCCTGTCCGCGGCGCTGGGCCTGCCCACCGAGGGCCGCCAGGACGCGATCAGCGCCACCCGGGTGACCGGGTTCTTCGTCTTCGACGGCGTCATCACCCAGGAGTGGGACGCCGCCTGGAACGCGATCGAGCACCTGATCCTGCCCGCGATCGCGCTGTCCACCATCCCGTTCGCGGTGGTCTTCCGGATCACCCGGGCGGCCGTGCTCGACGTCCTGGAAGAGGACTACGTGCGCACCGCCGAGTCGAAGGGCCTGACCGCCCCGACCATCCGGCGGCGGCACGTGCTGCGCAACGCGATGCTCCCCGTGGTCACCACCATCGGCCTGCAGACCGGTGCCCTGCTGGCGGGCGCCGTGCTGACCGAGAAGGTGTTCTCGCTGCCGGGGGTCGGCCAGGCGCTGGCCATCGGCTTCGAGAGACGGGACTACCCGGTACTGCTGTTGCTGATCATCATGGCCACGGTCGTCTACGTGGTGGTCAACCTGCTGGTCGACCTCTCGTACGCGTTCATCGATCCGCGGATCAGGACGAGGTAGCCGCGATGGTCACTCCCACCAAGAAACTCGGGCGCAAGAAGGACCGGATCGACGCGCTGGCCGCGTCGAGCGCCGACGACGCCGGGGTCAGCCTGGCCGCCAGCGCCTGGCGGACGCTGCGCCGCAGCCCGGTGTTCCTCACCGGCGCGGTCATCATCGGCCTGTTCGTGCTGGTCTCGCTGCTCGCGCCGTGGTTGGCGCCGCAGGACCCGTCCGAGCCGATGCTGATCGACCAGGTGGTCAAGGCCCGCAACGAGATCCCGGCACCCCAGCCGGGTCACGTGCTGGGCGGCGACCTGCAGGGCCGGGACTTCTTCTCCCGGCTGCTGGTCGGCTCGCAGCAGACGCTGATCGTCGGCGTGCTGGCCACCATCATCGGACTGGCCGGCGGGCTGACGCTGGGCACGCTGGCCGGCGCGTTCGGCGGCTGGGTCGACTCGGTCGTCATGCGGGTCGTCGACGTCATGCTGTCGCTGCCGAGCCTGCTGCTGGCGTTCAGCATCAGCGCGCTGTTCGCCCGCCCCAACCAGTTCACCGTCATCGTCGCGGTGGCGGTGGTGCAGATCCCGGTCTTCGCCCGGCTGTTGCGCGGCTCGATGCTCGCGCAGCGGCACAGCGACCACGTCCTCGCGGCCACCGCGCTGGGCGTGAAGCCGGGCGCGATCGTGTTCCGGCACATGCTGCCCAACTCGCTGGGCCCGGTGATCGTGCAGTCCACGCTCGTGCTGGCCACGGCCATCATCGACGCGGCGGCGCTGTCGTTCCTCGGCCTGGGCAACCCCGACGACCGGATCCCGGAGTGGGGCCAGATGCTCGGCGACGTGCAGAACGTGTTCGACACGCACCCGCACCTGGCCGCGTGGCCCGCGGGCTGCATCATCGTGGTGGCGCTGGGTTTCACGCTCATGGGCGAGACCCTGCGCGAAGCCCTCGACCCCAAGAGCAGGCGGTGAGTCATGGCGTTGCTGGAAGTGCGTGACCTCACCGTGGTTTTCGAGCGCAAGGGGGAGCAGCCCTTCACCGCCGTCGACCACGTGAGCTTCGACGTGGAGCCGGGCCAGACCGTGGGCCTGGTCGGCGAGTCCGGGTGCGGCAAGTCGGTCACCTCGCTGGCCGTGATGGGCCTGCTGCCCAAGCGCGGCGCGCGGGTCAGCGGGACCGTGTCCTACGAGGGCGCGAACCTGCTGTCCCTGTCGGACAGGGAGATGCGCGACCGGCGCGGCCGCGACCTGGGCATGGTGTTCCAGGACCCGCTGTCCTCGCTGAACCCGGTCATCCCGATCGGCGTGCAGGTGACCGAGGTGCTGGAGCGGCACCGGGACATGTCGCGCAAGAAGGCCATGGTCGAGGCGGCGGAGCTGCTGGACAAGGTCGGCATCCCCGACCCGACCCGGCGGCTGACCGAGTACCCGCACCAGCTCTCCGGCGGGATGCGGCAGCGCGCGCTGATCGCGATCGCGCTGGCGTGCCGGCCGCGGCTGCTCATCGCCGACGAGCCGACCACCGCGCTGGACGTGACCATCCAGGCGCAGATCCTGGCCCTGCTGAAGGAACTCGTGCAGGACCTGGGCACCGCGCTGGTGATGATCACGCACGACCTGGGTGTCGTGGCCGGGCTGTGCGACGAGGTCAACGTCCTGTACGCCGGTCGGGTCGTGGAGAAGGCGCAGCGGCACGAGCTGTTCGCGCAGCCGCGCCACCCGTACACGCACGGGCTGCTGGCCTCGATCCCGAGGCTGGACGCGCCGCGCGGCGAGAAGCTGCACCCCATCAAGGGGTCCGTGGCCGACAACATCCCGTGGGACCACGGGTGCGCCTTCGCGCCGCGGTGCCCGAACGCGCTGGACGTGTGCGTCCGGATCACGCCCGAGCAGGAGGACCTGGGGTCGGGCAGGTTGTTGCGCTGCCACAACCCGGTCCAGCCCACGGTGCCCGAGGAGGTGTCGGCATGAGTTCGCTCAGCGACGCGGCCGCGGTGCCCGACGGGTCGGCCGGTGTCCCGGATCAGTCCACTGTGGACGAGCTGATGT is a window of Saccharothrix espanaensis DSM 44229 DNA encoding:
- a CDS encoding ABC transporter permease; translated protein: MVTPTKKLGRKKDRIDALAASSADDAGVSLAASAWRTLRRSPVFLTGAVIIGLFVLVSLLAPWLAPQDPSEPMLIDQVVKARNEIPAPQPGHVLGGDLQGRDFFSRLLVGSQQTLIVGVLATIIGLAGGLTLGTLAGAFGGWVDSVVMRVVDVMLSLPSLLLAFSISALFARPNQFTVIVAVAVVQIPVFARLLRGSMLAQRHSDHVLAATALGVKPGAIVFRHMLPNSLGPVIVQSTLVLATAIIDAAALSFLGLGNPDDRIPEWGQMLGDVQNVFDTHPHLAAWPAGCIIVVALGFTLMGETLREALDPKSRR
- a CDS encoding ABC transporter substrate-binding protein, with product MAHSRTARRRWTAAIGLTGVAALALSACAQSDRGDESGSGKTGGTLTFGAAGAPKLFDPFYATDGETFRVSRQMYEGLVGFKAGTADVEPALATKWESSTDGKTWTFTLKENVKFHDGTPFNAEAVCVNFNRWYNQKGAAQSEAVSQYWLDNFGGFADTPDKPSLFKSCAAKDPKTAVVELTSATSQFPSVLGFTSFSISSPEALKKYDADNVVAAGDAFTYPAYANEHPTGTGPFKFGKFDKANNVVEIVRNDDYHGTKAKLDKVVFKIIPDETARKQALKAGDIDGYDLPNAADWAGLKSDGFDVKVRPPFNVLYLGINQLNNPKLQDLKVRQALQYAINREQLVKSQLPEGATVATQFMPPTVDGYDKSLTAVKYDVDKAKSLLAEAGASDLTLKFYWPTEVTRPYMPSPKDLYGAIAGDLQKAGIKVETTSKPWNGGYLTDVDNGEPDIFLLGWTGDNGTAHNWVGTFFGRTDNRFNTGKSPWGATLADALAAANAEPDAAKRTKQYEELNKKLMEEYLPAIAISHSPPAIVFKKEIQGVTPSPLTDERFGSASKG
- a CDS encoding ABC transporter ATP-binding protein, giving the protein MALLEVRDLTVVFERKGEQPFTAVDHVSFDVEPGQTVGLVGESGCGKSVTSLAVMGLLPKRGARVSGTVSYEGANLLSLSDREMRDRRGRDLGMVFQDPLSSLNPVIPIGVQVTEVLERHRDMSRKKAMVEAAELLDKVGIPDPTRRLTEYPHQLSGGMRQRALIAIALACRPRLLIADEPTTALDVTIQAQILALLKELVQDLGTALVMITHDLGVVAGLCDEVNVLYAGRVVEKAQRHELFAQPRHPYTHGLLASIPRLDAPRGEKLHPIKGSVADNIPWDHGCAFAPRCPNALDVCVRITPEQEDLGSGRLLRCHNPVQPTVPEEVSA
- a CDS encoding ABC transporter permease; translation: MLRYTIRRLIQLVGVVLVLSLLLFAWLRALPGGPVSALLGERATPESREALTRQLGLDQPIVTQYFKFLGRALSGDFGTSTGVQPGDSAMEIFLQRFPATIELSFLAIVIAIAFGIPLGYMAAKRRGGWFDNLSVGGSLIGVAVPVFFLAYVLKDTLSAALGLPTEGRQDAISATRVTGFFVFDGVITQEWDAAWNAIEHLILPAIALSTIPFAVVFRITRAAVLDVLEEDYVRTAESKGLTAPTIRRRHVLRNAMLPVVTTIGLQTGALLAGAVLTEKVFSLPGVGQALAIGFERRDYPVLLLLIIMATVVYVVVNLLVDLSYAFIDPRIRTR